A section of the Streptomyces sp. NBC_01591 genome encodes:
- a CDS encoding DinB family protein, with the protein MSLSSYPSRMRPDFEADERTQLVGWLDTQRATARWKCEELSEADAHRAVLPSSPLMTMAGVMSHLRWAEHLWFEVVLLGRPAVGPVFDEPEDADMRVEGVLLAKLLDDYDRQVAVSNEIFAGRSLDDVGRHPEFEASGASLRWIMFHMIEETARHAGHLDAIRELLDGRTGHY; encoded by the coding sequence CTCTCCTCGTACCCCTCCCGTATGCGCCCGGACTTCGAAGCGGACGAGCGGACTCAGCTCGTCGGCTGGCTCGACACGCAGCGGGCGACCGCCCGCTGGAAGTGCGAGGAGCTGTCGGAGGCGGACGCGCACCGCGCCGTTCTGCCGTCGTCGCCGCTCATGACGATGGCGGGTGTCATGTCGCACCTTCGGTGGGCCGAGCACCTCTGGTTCGAGGTCGTCCTGCTGGGCCGTCCGGCCGTGGGGCCGGTGTTCGACGAGCCGGAGGACGCCGACATGAGGGTCGAGGGCGTTTTGCTCGCGAAGCTCCTCGACGACTACGACCGGCAGGTCGCGGTGTCGAACGAGATCTTCGCGGGACGGTCGCTCGACGACGTGGGCCGGCACCCGGAATTCGAGGCGTCGGGCGCGAGCCTGCGCTGGATCATGTTCCACATGATCGAGGAGACCGCCCGGCACGCGGGCCACCTGGACGCCATCAGGGAACTCCTGGACGGCCGGACCGGCCACTACTGA